The Lepeophtheirus salmonis chromosome 1, UVic_Lsal_1.4, whole genome shotgun sequence genome has a segment encoding these proteins:
- the LOC121129327 gene encoding protein TANC2 isoform X3, with protein sequence MNESQETPDATYYNVSAHMKKSLEHIYETIPESESRNLDGSKQNENAGSNQNWILPEPDEMGLSYPFSSNVVNRDKCDTISYRNKSQRDPRGLNLINQNVCPTCGCPFDLGKKRRVIDSCGHERCFSCLYAHEVCSLCTGRPPPPTPLPPDLTSPENMLSGHMNNSRAVSNSSINSFYPLPYNNTPNLFDTPSSQIHSNNSTLDSFRSADCSPLRRSSRGLPSPARSCHEFPPNGYRNSTISASFRSRPASPAFSHALPPISQNARVSATPPPRRSRFFASPKPSRPSWMQRHGKRPQTVNIDDNTLSDDTGSITTRGVGGSTSSTNSGLVSRRSSSGISPNPFIRSSLRASSVTPSSHNFESSSGIRSSPSFGTLPKQHHKPPVSCYSASSNASTCSFVEGSTPPSEGLRSFADSGVVVMMDQRSNDSSSNGDLTGSRSSLAGSSSHRSGSFVPYELQQIQYCQKSKEQWTLKPLYFEIPQREPNPAFIGRQWLYSEVIDHLNSELPTNRGVIITGAPGTGKTSIILKMVEHSCFGRSEPIYNDSAFNSGQNTYRKQPMNAMKRLSSMVVAYQFCQTENRNTCTVPEFVHSLAAQLAQSPQLRFYNNYLSLNSDIRAKLSPGECLSDPDTSFVQGILEPLRYVHGEMMAMQGGAIKGQTCIILIDGLCDSEFQKTDYGDTIGSFLIKHLEALPPWLKIVCTVRSDMTGCTRGLPFHQINLDKCDVDERVRKDMMDYISYRISNSQEITANVTPSLKSPSKDSSDGTPIQRFTDYLMELTSGCFLFAKLTLDLVERGNLVIKSSSFKVLPVSLSEIFLLEFNLKFPSSQSFASIADILSVCLTSRYPMNLDEIYSCVTSLLVNEVLPWPEFVNQFNMLSGYLIRRGDESIMFYHPLFREWLLYRSVDDHSTKFLCDPRVGHIGIGLNLIRREGQFEPETLLEIAYHMLEAHVCDDPSEDNTSLAGAASRELQACWLAQPAETISHALASLKNIFSPDAKVSRLLLLSGASPHFLVQNYLKKAPLIGVYAHEGFEEMVGLLLEYRADVNSANAMGVTPLMFASMKGYLDIVRFLLESGATVNKTDRNDRCALVYAAQHGHLAVIEVLIEYDWDNDHDLTLAEAAQQAMVMAASRGRTQALEFFLNMAEVRVNFHETLNGETGLCAAASAGQQECCEILIRRGGCALTANLSGSPPLHVAIKNGHWNVTDFLLREGAHIEQVDSTGKSPLIIACMEGHLGLVELFVSRGADMTRADRDGITCIGWACLKGQCEAVSYLIDQGCDISVADNTGRTPLDLASFKGNSEIVTLLLEKGASMEHTDINGMRPLDRAISCRNASVVQCFLKKGARLGPATWTLANGKPEIMLLLLNKLLEDGNTLFRKEKLQDAAHRYQYALRRIPNICLPTVSSISDPKLRKTFEQLNVHLLLNLTRCRRKTGHFREAIDLADKVLKINPGSFEAYYAKAKANRESGNLHSALADLTEAVRIAPSNRDIHRIILRVKEEICRAANPNRKNNSDSNNKALKELNNNNSTTAIDNSASNAEEDPEQTEEELIDIDEKENISESRKDSSSVGDNMLTEKEKEADSTSGVDSSTGSSSTKDFDSSLII encoded by the exons ATGAATGAATCTCAAGAGACACCTGACGCAACATACTATAATGTATCTGCACATATGAAGAAGTCATTGGAACATATTTACGAAACCATACCAGAGTCTGAATCCCGTAATTTGG ATGGTTCTAAGCAAAACGAAAATGCGGGATCTAATCAAAATTGGATTCTACCAGAACCTGATGAAATGGGACTTAGCTACCCTTTTAGTTCCAATGTTGTGAATAGAGATAAATGTGATACAATATCTTATAGGAACAAATCTCAACGAG atCCCCGAGGACTTAATCTCATCAATCAGAACGTTTGTCCGACATGTGGTTGTCCATTTGATCTAGGAAAGAAGAGACGAGTCATTGATTCCTGTGGGCATGAAAGATGTTTTTCATGCTTGTATGCACATGAAGTCTGTAGTTTATGTACTGGACGGCCCCCACCTCCCACACCCCTTCCACCAGATCTGACGTCTCCAGAGA aTATGTTATCCGGACACATGAACAACAGTAGAGCCGTCTCCAATTCCTCCATCAACTCCTTCTATCCTCTACCCTATAACAACACTCCTAATCTCTTTGATACACCATCATCTCAAATCCATTCAAACAATTCAACATTGGATTCCTTCAGATCCGCAGATTGTAGTCCTCTACGACGAAGTAGTAGAGGTCTTCCATCACCAGCCAGAAGTTGTCATGAATTTCCTCCAAATGGCTATAGAAACTCCACAATTTCTGCATCCTTTCGCTCACGTCCAGCTAGTCCAGCCTTTTCTCATGCTCTTCCACCCATCTCTCAAAATGCAAGAG TTTCAGCCACTCCACCTCCCCGAAGGTCTCGATTCTTTGCCAGTCCTAAGCCTTCTAGGCCTTCGTGGATGCAAAGACACGGAAAAAGGCCTCAAACTGTCAACATTGACGATAATACCTTGTCAG ATGATACCGGATCTATTACTACACGTGGTGTTGGTGGAAGTACTAGTAGTACTAATAGTGGACTCGTAAGTAGACGAAGCAGTAGTGGAATATCACCGAATCCCTTTATCCGTTCCTCACTGAGAGCATCCTCTGTAACTCCCTCATCACATAACTTTGAATCATCTTCTGGAATTAGATCATCACCCTCATTTGGTACACTTCCGAAACAACATCATAAACCTCCGGTGTCTTGTTATTCGGCATCTTCCAACGCATCGACGTGTTCCTTTGTTGAAGGATCTACTCCTCCCTCTGAAGGGCTTAGATCCTTTGCTGATTCTGGCGTTGTTGTCATGATGGATCAAAGATCTAACGATTCTTCATCCAATGGAGATTTGACAGGAAGCCGTTCATCACTTGCAGGATCTTCCTCTCATCGCTCCGGGTCATTTGTTCCATATGAATTGCAACAAA TTCAATATTGTCAGAAGTCTAAAGAGCAGTGGACTCTTAAGCCCTTGTATTTTGAAATTCCTCAGCGAGAACCGAATCCAGCCTTCATTGGAAGACAATGGCTTTACAGTGAGGTCATTGACCACTTAAATTCAGAACTTCCAACCAATAGAGGTGTGATTATTACTGGAGCACCTGGAACGGGAAAGACATCGATTATCTTAAAGATGGTGGAGCACAGCTGCTTTGGGAGATCAGAGCCTATTTACAATG ATAGCGCCTTTAACTCAGGTCAAAACACCTATAGAAAACAGCCCATGAATGCAATGAAGAGATTATCTTCAATGGTTGTAGCCTATCAATTTTGTCAGACAGAAAATCGTAACACATGTACAGTTCCTGAGTTTGTCCATTCCTTAGCTGCACAGCTAGCACAGAGTCCACAGCttagattttataataattatttgagtcTGAACTCGGATATAAGAGCTAAACTGAGCCCTGGAGAGTGTTTATCAGATCCAGATACTTCATTTGTTCAAGGAATTTTGGAACCTCTGCGTTATGTTCATGGAGAAATGATGGCAATGCAAGGAGGGGCCATCAAAGGTCAAACATGCATCATTCTAATCGATGGTCTTTGTGACTCAGAATTTCAGAAAACAGACTATGGAGATACAATTGGAAGTTTCCTAATTAAACATCTTGAAGCTCTTCCTCCTTGGCTAAAAATTGTTTGCACTGTTAGATCCGATATGACAGGCTGCACTCGGGGTCTGCCATTTCATCAGATTaa TTTGGACAAATGTGACGTCGATGAAAGAGTACGAAAGGATATGATGGACTATATTTCTTATCGTATTTCCAATAGTCAGGAAATAACAGCAAATGTAACCCCTTCCTTAAAGTCACCTTCGAAAGATTCCTCCGACGGTACACCCATACAGAGATTTACTGATTATCTGATGGAACTAACGTcgggttgttttctttttgcCAAATTAACACTGGACCTCGTGGAAAGAGGTAACTTGGTCATAAAATCGTCATCCTTCAAGGTTTTGCCTGTTTCTCTCTCGGAAATATTTCTTCTGGAATTCAATCTTAAATTTCCAAGTTCTCAGTCTTTTGCATCAATTGCAGATATACTCTCTGTTTGTTTAACATCAAGATATCCCATGAACTTAGATGAAATTTACTCTTGCGTCACATCTTTGTTAG tgaacGAAGTTCTTCCTTGGCCCGAATTTGTCAATCAGTTTAACATGCTCTCGGGTTATCTTATACGAAGAGGTGATGAGTCTATAATGTTTTATCACCCACTTTTCCGAGAGTGGCTTCTATATAGAAGCGTCGATGACCATTCTACAAAGTTTCTATGTGATCCTCGTGTGGGTCATATTGGAATTGGCCTCAATCTTATTCGTAGAGAAGGACAATTTGAGCCTGAAACTCTTCTCGAAATAGCCTACCACATGTTAGAAGCACATGTGTGTGATGATCCTAGTGAGGATAATACTTCTTTAGCCGGAGCTGCGTCAAGAGAACTTCAAGCCTGTTGGCTTGCTCAGCCCGCCGAAACTATTTCCCATGCATTAGCatcattaaagaatattttctctCCTGATGCCAAAGTTTCCAGACTCTTACTTTTATCTGGTGCATCTCCCCATTTTCTTGTGCAAAACTATCTCAAGAAGGCTCCGCTTATAG GTGTTTATGCGCACGAAGGATTCGAAGAAATGGTTGGACTTCTTTTAGAATATAGAGCAGATGTCAACAGTGCAAACGCAATGGGCGTGACGCCCCTTATGTTTGCTTCCATGAAAGGGTATTTAGATATCGTTCGGTTTCTCTTAGAGTCTGGAGCAACTGTGAATAAGACGGATCGGAATGATAGATGTGCTCTTGTCTATGCTGCGCAACACGGCCACTTAGCAGTTATTGAAGTTCTCATTGAATATGATTGGGATAATGACCATGATTTGACCCTTGCTGAAGCTGCTCAACAAGCCATGGTTATGGCAGCTTCTAGAGGACGAACACAG gcaTTAGAGTTTTTCTTAAATATGGCTGAAGTGAGAGTTAACTTTCATGAAACTTTAAATGGAGAAACAGGATTGTGTGCAGCAGCTTCAGCTGGACAACAAGAATGTTGTGAAATACTTATTCGACGAGGAGGATGCGCCTTAACTGCTAATCTATCTGGGTCTCCTCCTCTACATGTTGCAATTAAAAATGGTCATTGGAATGTTACTGATTTCCTTTTAAGAGAGGGTGCTCATATTGAACAAGTAGACTCCACTGGAAAATCCCCTCTTATAATTGCATGCATGGAGGGGCACCTAGGTCTTGTCGAGCTATTTGTTTCTCGAGGAGCAGATATGACTAGAGCAGATCGTGATGGCATTACTTGTATCGGTTGGGCTTGTCTCAAAGGGCAATGTGAAGCCGTTTCGTATTTAATAGATCAAGGTTGTGATATATCGGTTGCAGACAACACCGGAAGGACGCCATTAGATCTAGCTTCCTTTAAAGGGAATTCTGAAATTGTCACTCTATTACTTGAAAAGGGAGCTTCAATGGAACATACGGATATAAATGGAATGAGACCATTAGATAGAGCCATCTCCTGTAGAAATGCATCTGTAGTCCAATGTTTCCTTAAGAAAGGAGCTAGGCTTGGTCCAGCTACATGGACTCTAGCGAACGGAAAACCCgagataat gttGCTTTTGCTGAACAAGCTTCTGGAGGATGGAAACACCTTATTTAGAAAGGAAAAACTACAAGATGCAGCTCATCGTTATCAATATGCCCTAAGAAGAATCCCTAATATTTGCTTACCTACAGTCTCAAGTATATCAGATCCCAAGTTGCGCAAGACTTTCGAGCAGCTAAACGTACATCTGCTCTTAAATCTAACGAGGTGTAGACGTAAAACAGGGCATTTTAGAGAGGCAATTGATCTTGCTGATAAGGTTTTGAAAATTAATCCCGGATCTTTTGAAGCTTACTACGCTAAAGCCAAAGCAAATCGTGAATCAGGGAATCTGCATTCGGCTTTAGCAGATTTGACTGAAGCTGTTAGAATCGCTCCATCAAATCGTGATATCCATCGAATCATTCTTCGTGTAAAGGAAGAAATATGTCGTGCTGCTAAtccaaatagaaaaaacaattcaGACTCAAACAACAAGGCCCTTAAAGAACTAAACAATAATAACTCAACAACTGCCATTGACAATTCGGCCTCTAATGCTGAGGAAGATCCAGAACAAACAGAGGAAGAATTAATTGACattgatgaaaaagaaaatatttcagagAGTCGAAAGGACTCCTCCTCTGTTGGTGATAATATGTTGacagagaaagaaaaagaggCGGACTCTACTTCGGGCGTAGACTCATCCACTGGCTCCAGTTCCACAAAAGATTTTGATAGTTCtctaataatatga
- the LOC121129327 gene encoding protein TANC2 isoform X1 encodes MNESQETPDATYYNVSAHMKKSLEHIYETIPESESRNLDGSKQNENAGSNQNWILPEPDEMGLSYPFSSNVVNRDKCDTISYRNKSQRDPRGLNLINQNVCPTCGCPFDLGKKRRVIDSCGHERCFSCLYAHEVCSLCTGRPPPPTPLPPDLTSPENMLSGHMNNSRAVSNSSINSFYPLPYNNTPNLFDTPSSQIHSNNSTLDSFRSADCSPLRRSSRGLPSPARSCHEFPPNGYRNSTISASFRSRPASPAFSHALPPISQNARVSATPPPRRSRFFASPKPSRPSWMQRHGKRPQTVNIDDNTLSALLHSAEMPQSMRNKFQSMWGIDDTGSITTRGVGGSTSSTNSGLVSRRSSSGISPNPFIRSSLRASSVTPSSHNFESSSGIRSSPSFGTLPKQHHKPPVSCYSASSNASTCSFVEGSTPPSEGLRSFADSGVVVMMDQRSNDSSSNGDLTGSRSSLAGSSSHRSGSFVPYELQQIQYCQKSKEQWTLKPLYFEIPQREPNPAFIGRQWLYSEVIDHLNSELPTNRGVIITGAPGTGKTSIILKMVEHSCFGRSEPIYNDSAFNSGQNTYRKQPMNAMKRLSSMVVAYQFCQTENRNTCTVPEFVHSLAAQLAQSPQLRFYNNYLSLNSDIRAKLSPGECLSDPDTSFVQGILEPLRYVHGEMMAMQGGAIKGQTCIILIDGLCDSEFQKTDYGDTIGSFLIKHLEALPPWLKIVCTVRSDMTGCTRGLPFHQINLDKCDVDERVRKDMMDYISYRISNSQEITANVTPSLKSPSKDSSDGTPIQRFTDYLMELTSGCFLFAKLTLDLVERGNLVIKSSSFKVLPVSLSEIFLLEFNLKFPSSQSFASIADILSVCLTSRYPMNLDEIYSCVTSLLVNEVLPWPEFVNQFNMLSGYLIRRGDESIMFYHPLFREWLLYRSVDDHSTKFLCDPRVGHIGIGLNLIRREGQFEPETLLEIAYHMLEAHVCDDPSEDNTSLAGAASRELQACWLAQPAETISHALASLKNIFSPDAKVSRLLLLSGASPHFLVQNYLKKAPLIGVYAHEGFEEMVGLLLEYRADVNSANAMGVTPLMFASMKGYLDIVRFLLESGATVNKTDRNDRCALVYAAQHGHLAVIEVLIEYDWDNDHDLTLAEAAQQAMVMAASRGRTQALEFFLNMAEVRVNFHETLNGETGLCAAASAGQQECCEILIRRGGCALTANLSGSPPLHVAIKNGHWNVTDFLLREGAHIEQVDSTGKSPLIIACMEGHLGLVELFVSRGADMTRADRDGITCIGWACLKGQCEAVSYLIDQGCDISVADNTGRTPLDLASFKGNSEIVTLLLEKGASMEHTDINGMRPLDRAISCRNASVVQCFLKKGARLGPATWTLANGKPEIMLLLLNKLLEDGNTLFRKEKLQDAAHRYQYALRRIPNICLPTVSSISDPKLRKTFEQLNVHLLLNLTRCRRKTGHFREAIDLADKVLKINPGSFEAYYAKAKANRESGNLHSALADLTEAVRIAPSNRDIHRIILRVKEEICRAANPNRKNNSDSNNKALKELNNNNSTTAIDNSASNAEEDPEQTEEELIDIDEKENISESRKDSSSVGDNMLTEKEKEADSTSGVDSSTGSSSTKDFDSSLII; translated from the exons ATGAATGAATCTCAAGAGACACCTGACGCAACATACTATAATGTATCTGCACATATGAAGAAGTCATTGGAACATATTTACGAAACCATACCAGAGTCTGAATCCCGTAATTTGG ATGGTTCTAAGCAAAACGAAAATGCGGGATCTAATCAAAATTGGATTCTACCAGAACCTGATGAAATGGGACTTAGCTACCCTTTTAGTTCCAATGTTGTGAATAGAGATAAATGTGATACAATATCTTATAGGAACAAATCTCAACGAG atCCCCGAGGACTTAATCTCATCAATCAGAACGTTTGTCCGACATGTGGTTGTCCATTTGATCTAGGAAAGAAGAGACGAGTCATTGATTCCTGTGGGCATGAAAGATGTTTTTCATGCTTGTATGCACATGAAGTCTGTAGTTTATGTACTGGACGGCCCCCACCTCCCACACCCCTTCCACCAGATCTGACGTCTCCAGAGA aTATGTTATCCGGACACATGAACAACAGTAGAGCCGTCTCCAATTCCTCCATCAACTCCTTCTATCCTCTACCCTATAACAACACTCCTAATCTCTTTGATACACCATCATCTCAAATCCATTCAAACAATTCAACATTGGATTCCTTCAGATCCGCAGATTGTAGTCCTCTACGACGAAGTAGTAGAGGTCTTCCATCACCAGCCAGAAGTTGTCATGAATTTCCTCCAAATGGCTATAGAAACTCCACAATTTCTGCATCCTTTCGCTCACGTCCAGCTAGTCCAGCCTTTTCTCATGCTCTTCCACCCATCTCTCAAAATGCAAGAG TTTCAGCCACTCCACCTCCCCGAAGGTCTCGATTCTTTGCCAGTCCTAAGCCTTCTAGGCCTTCGTGGATGCAAAGACACGGAAAAAGGCCTCAAACTGTCAACATTGACGATAATACCTTGTCAG CTCTTCTACATTCGGCCGAAATGCCTCAAAGTatgagaaataaatttcaatcaatgtGGGGTATAG ATGATACCGGATCTATTACTACACGTGGTGTTGGTGGAAGTACTAGTAGTACTAATAGTGGACTCGTAAGTAGACGAAGCAGTAGTGGAATATCACCGAATCCCTTTATCCGTTCCTCACTGAGAGCATCCTCTGTAACTCCCTCATCACATAACTTTGAATCATCTTCTGGAATTAGATCATCACCCTCATTTGGTACACTTCCGAAACAACATCATAAACCTCCGGTGTCTTGTTATTCGGCATCTTCCAACGCATCGACGTGTTCCTTTGTTGAAGGATCTACTCCTCCCTCTGAAGGGCTTAGATCCTTTGCTGATTCTGGCGTTGTTGTCATGATGGATCAAAGATCTAACGATTCTTCATCCAATGGAGATTTGACAGGAAGCCGTTCATCACTTGCAGGATCTTCCTCTCATCGCTCCGGGTCATTTGTTCCATATGAATTGCAACAAA TTCAATATTGTCAGAAGTCTAAAGAGCAGTGGACTCTTAAGCCCTTGTATTTTGAAATTCCTCAGCGAGAACCGAATCCAGCCTTCATTGGAAGACAATGGCTTTACAGTGAGGTCATTGACCACTTAAATTCAGAACTTCCAACCAATAGAGGTGTGATTATTACTGGAGCACCTGGAACGGGAAAGACATCGATTATCTTAAAGATGGTGGAGCACAGCTGCTTTGGGAGATCAGAGCCTATTTACAATG ATAGCGCCTTTAACTCAGGTCAAAACACCTATAGAAAACAGCCCATGAATGCAATGAAGAGATTATCTTCAATGGTTGTAGCCTATCAATTTTGTCAGACAGAAAATCGTAACACATGTACAGTTCCTGAGTTTGTCCATTCCTTAGCTGCACAGCTAGCACAGAGTCCACAGCttagattttataataattatttgagtcTGAACTCGGATATAAGAGCTAAACTGAGCCCTGGAGAGTGTTTATCAGATCCAGATACTTCATTTGTTCAAGGAATTTTGGAACCTCTGCGTTATGTTCATGGAGAAATGATGGCAATGCAAGGAGGGGCCATCAAAGGTCAAACATGCATCATTCTAATCGATGGTCTTTGTGACTCAGAATTTCAGAAAACAGACTATGGAGATACAATTGGAAGTTTCCTAATTAAACATCTTGAAGCTCTTCCTCCTTGGCTAAAAATTGTTTGCACTGTTAGATCCGATATGACAGGCTGCACTCGGGGTCTGCCATTTCATCAGATTaa TTTGGACAAATGTGACGTCGATGAAAGAGTACGAAAGGATATGATGGACTATATTTCTTATCGTATTTCCAATAGTCAGGAAATAACAGCAAATGTAACCCCTTCCTTAAAGTCACCTTCGAAAGATTCCTCCGACGGTACACCCATACAGAGATTTACTGATTATCTGATGGAACTAACGTcgggttgttttctttttgcCAAATTAACACTGGACCTCGTGGAAAGAGGTAACTTGGTCATAAAATCGTCATCCTTCAAGGTTTTGCCTGTTTCTCTCTCGGAAATATTTCTTCTGGAATTCAATCTTAAATTTCCAAGTTCTCAGTCTTTTGCATCAATTGCAGATATACTCTCTGTTTGTTTAACATCAAGATATCCCATGAACTTAGATGAAATTTACTCTTGCGTCACATCTTTGTTAG tgaacGAAGTTCTTCCTTGGCCCGAATTTGTCAATCAGTTTAACATGCTCTCGGGTTATCTTATACGAAGAGGTGATGAGTCTATAATGTTTTATCACCCACTTTTCCGAGAGTGGCTTCTATATAGAAGCGTCGATGACCATTCTACAAAGTTTCTATGTGATCCTCGTGTGGGTCATATTGGAATTGGCCTCAATCTTATTCGTAGAGAAGGACAATTTGAGCCTGAAACTCTTCTCGAAATAGCCTACCACATGTTAGAAGCACATGTGTGTGATGATCCTAGTGAGGATAATACTTCTTTAGCCGGAGCTGCGTCAAGAGAACTTCAAGCCTGTTGGCTTGCTCAGCCCGCCGAAACTATTTCCCATGCATTAGCatcattaaagaatattttctctCCTGATGCCAAAGTTTCCAGACTCTTACTTTTATCTGGTGCATCTCCCCATTTTCTTGTGCAAAACTATCTCAAGAAGGCTCCGCTTATAG GTGTTTATGCGCACGAAGGATTCGAAGAAATGGTTGGACTTCTTTTAGAATATAGAGCAGATGTCAACAGTGCAAACGCAATGGGCGTGACGCCCCTTATGTTTGCTTCCATGAAAGGGTATTTAGATATCGTTCGGTTTCTCTTAGAGTCTGGAGCAACTGTGAATAAGACGGATCGGAATGATAGATGTGCTCTTGTCTATGCTGCGCAACACGGCCACTTAGCAGTTATTGAAGTTCTCATTGAATATGATTGGGATAATGACCATGATTTGACCCTTGCTGAAGCTGCTCAACAAGCCATGGTTATGGCAGCTTCTAGAGGACGAACACAG gcaTTAGAGTTTTTCTTAAATATGGCTGAAGTGAGAGTTAACTTTCATGAAACTTTAAATGGAGAAACAGGATTGTGTGCAGCAGCTTCAGCTGGACAACAAGAATGTTGTGAAATACTTATTCGACGAGGAGGATGCGCCTTAACTGCTAATCTATCTGGGTCTCCTCCTCTACATGTTGCAATTAAAAATGGTCATTGGAATGTTACTGATTTCCTTTTAAGAGAGGGTGCTCATATTGAACAAGTAGACTCCACTGGAAAATCCCCTCTTATAATTGCATGCATGGAGGGGCACCTAGGTCTTGTCGAGCTATTTGTTTCTCGAGGAGCAGATATGACTAGAGCAGATCGTGATGGCATTACTTGTATCGGTTGGGCTTGTCTCAAAGGGCAATGTGAAGCCGTTTCGTATTTAATAGATCAAGGTTGTGATATATCGGTTGCAGACAACACCGGAAGGACGCCATTAGATCTAGCTTCCTTTAAAGGGAATTCTGAAATTGTCACTCTATTACTTGAAAAGGGAGCTTCAATGGAACATACGGATATAAATGGAATGAGACCATTAGATAGAGCCATCTCCTGTAGAAATGCATCTGTAGTCCAATGTTTCCTTAAGAAAGGAGCTAGGCTTGGTCCAGCTACATGGACTCTAGCGAACGGAAAACCCgagataat gttGCTTTTGCTGAACAAGCTTCTGGAGGATGGAAACACCTTATTTAGAAAGGAAAAACTACAAGATGCAGCTCATCGTTATCAATATGCCCTAAGAAGAATCCCTAATATTTGCTTACCTACAGTCTCAAGTATATCAGATCCCAAGTTGCGCAAGACTTTCGAGCAGCTAAACGTACATCTGCTCTTAAATCTAACGAGGTGTAGACGTAAAACAGGGCATTTTAGAGAGGCAATTGATCTTGCTGATAAGGTTTTGAAAATTAATCCCGGATCTTTTGAAGCTTACTACGCTAAAGCCAAAGCAAATCGTGAATCAGGGAATCTGCATTCGGCTTTAGCAGATTTGACTGAAGCTGTTAGAATCGCTCCATCAAATCGTGATATCCATCGAATCATTCTTCGTGTAAAGGAAGAAATATGTCGTGCTGCTAAtccaaatagaaaaaacaattcaGACTCAAACAACAAGGCCCTTAAAGAACTAAACAATAATAACTCAACAACTGCCATTGACAATTCGGCCTCTAATGCTGAGGAAGATCCAGAACAAACAGAGGAAGAATTAATTGACattgatgaaaaagaaaatatttcagagAGTCGAAAGGACTCCTCCTCTGTTGGTGATAATATGTTGacagagaaagaaaaagaggCGGACTCTACTTCGGGCGTAGACTCATCCACTGGCTCCAGTTCCACAAAAGATTTTGATAGTTCtctaataatatga